Proteins encoded by one window of Arachis ipaensis cultivar K30076 chromosome B04, Araip1.1, whole genome shotgun sequence:
- the LOC107638237 gene encoding histidine protein methyltransferase 1 homolog isoform X7, with protein sequence MAATNSNSENVQKPSFETFQLFSSTASGFGIFDDPAQQAPSIPPPPCVEVLPSEVHSSVKHSVESVNLDGITLLKGRVNTQQVFGLSNSDLVPGKYEGGLKLWEGSLDLIKALRCDIKSGLISFGGKRVLELGCGHGLPGIFALFEGAAAVHFQDFNAEVLRCLTIPNLNSNLSNKSHPLSSNLTNCDKIDVHFYAGDWNEVDKLLPYVATHVEDNQNAGYDFILMAETVYSINSLQNLYNLIKKCLRHPDGTLYFAAKKYYFGVGGGTRRFLSVVEKDGVMASSLVAEITDGSSNVREVWRLKPK encoded by the exons ATGGCGGCTACCAACTCAAACTCTGAG AATGTTCAGAAACCAAGTTTCGAAACGTTTCAATTATTCTCTTCCACCGCTTCTGGTTTTGGAATTTTCGACGATCCTGCACAACAAGCACCTTCTATACCTCCTCCTCCTTGCGTTGAAGTTCTCCCCTCTGAg GTTCATTCTTCCGTCAAACACAGTGTGGAATCAGTAAATTTAGATGGAATTACTTTGCTCAAG GGCCGAGTGAATACCCAACAAGTTTTTGGTTTATCTAACTCTGACTTAGTTCCTGGCAAATATGAAG GGGGTTTGAAGCTGTGGGAAGGTTCGCTTGATCTGATTAAAGCCCTTCGTTGTGATATCAAAAGTGGGCTTATCTCGTTTGGCGGCAAGCGAGTGTTAGAG CTTGGATGTGGTCATGGACTGCCTGGAATCTTTGCATTGTTTGAG GGGGCAGCTGCTGTACATTTTCAAGACTTCAATGCTGAGGTTCTACGTTGCCTCACCATTcccaatttaaattcaaatctttccaATAAGTCTCATCCACTGTCATCAAACTTGACAAATTGTGACAAGATAGACGTTCATTTTTATGCTGGTGACTGGAATGAAGTTGATAAGCTGCTTCCTTATGTTGCTACACATGTAGAAGACAATCAAAATGCTGGTTATGACTTTATTCTAATGGCAGAGACAGTTTACTCAATCAACAGTCTCCAAAATCTCTATAATCTTATCAAGAAG TGCCTCCGACATCCTGATGGGACTTTGTATTTTGCCGcaaagaaatattattttggagTAGGTGGTGGAACTCGGCGTTTTCTGTCTGTGGTTGAGAAAGATG GCGTGATGGCTAGTAGTCTGGTTGCTGAAATCACAGACGGTTCATCTAATGTGCGAGAAGTGTGGAGGCTTAAACCCAAGTAA
- the LOC107638237 gene encoding histidine protein methyltransferase 1 homolog isoform X2 codes for MAATNSNSENVQKPSFETFQLFSSTASGFGIFDDPAQQAPSIPPPPCVEVLPSEVHSSVKHSVESVNLDGITLLKGRVNTQQVFGLSNSDLVPGKYEVTKNVWLWILGGLKLWEGSLDLIKALRCDIKSGLISFGGKRVLELGCGHGLPGIFALFEGAAAVHFQDFNAEVLRCLTIPNLNSNLSNKSHPLSSNLTNCDKIDVHFYAGDWNEVDKLLPYVATHVEDNQNAGYDFILMAETVYSINSLQNLYNLIKKCLRHPDGTLYFAAKKYYFGVGGGTRRFLSVVEKDGVMASSLVAEITDGSSNVREVWRLKPKIWRKEKANPCGFKEAKSSIDDSSIAKAP; via the exons ATGGCGGCTACCAACTCAAACTCTGAG AATGTTCAGAAACCAAGTTTCGAAACGTTTCAATTATTCTCTTCCACCGCTTCTGGTTTTGGAATTTTCGACGATCCTGCACAACAAGCACCTTCTATACCTCCTCCTCCTTGCGTTGAAGTTCTCCCCTCTGAg GTTCATTCTTCCGTCAAACACAGTGTGGAATCAGTAAATTTAGATGGAATTACTTTGCTCAAG GGCCGAGTGAATACCCAACAAGTTTTTGGTTTATCTAACTCTGACTTAGTTCCTGGCAAATATGAAG TTACCAAAAATGTTTGGCTGTGGATTCTAGGGGGTTTGAAGCTGTGGGAAGGTTCGCTTGATCTGATTAAAGCCCTTCGTTGTGATATCAAAAGTGGGCTTATCTCGTTTGGCGGCAAGCGAGTGTTAGAG CTTGGATGTGGTCATGGACTGCCTGGAATCTTTGCATTGTTTGAG GGGGCAGCTGCTGTACATTTTCAAGACTTCAATGCTGAGGTTCTACGTTGCCTCACCATTcccaatttaaattcaaatctttccaATAAGTCTCATCCACTGTCATCAAACTTGACAAATTGTGACAAGATAGACGTTCATTTTTATGCTGGTGACTGGAATGAAGTTGATAAGCTGCTTCCTTATGTTGCTACACATGTAGAAGACAATCAAAATGCTGGTTATGACTTTATTCTAATGGCAGAGACAGTTTACTCAATCAACAGTCTCCAAAATCTCTATAATCTTATCAAGAAG TGCCTCCGACATCCTGATGGGACTTTGTATTTTGCCGcaaagaaatattattttggagTAGGTGGTGGAACTCGGCGTTTTCTGTCTGTGGTTGAGAAAGATG GCGTGATGGCTAGTAGTCTGGTTGCTGAAATCACAGACGGTTCATCTAATGTGCGAGAAGTGTGGAGGCTTAAACCCAA GATTTGGAGAAAGGAAAAAGCCAACCCATGTGGCTTCAAGGAAGCAAAATCCAGTATAGATGATAGCAGCATTGCCAAAGCACCCTGA
- the LOC110270843 gene encoding protein RALF-like 32, whose protein sequence is MDSEYTIRFQNFCCFMIVSYMHLSTTVFSQTNHAYTYTCNGSIAECNQEYEMLMESEISRRFLEEKKYISYGALGRDKPACNGGERGEAYSKNEGCLPPPSNPENRGCSKYYRCRSDS, encoded by the coding sequence ATGGATTCAGAATATACCATTAGGTTTCAGAATTTCTGTTGCTTCATGATAGTTAGCTATATGCATTTAAGTACAACTGTATTCTCGCAAACAAATCATGCATACACATACACATGCAATGGTTCTATAGCTGAATGCAACCAAGAATATGAGATGTTGATGGAATCGGAAATAAGCCGACGATTTCTGGAGGAAAAGAAGTATATTTCTTATGGAGCTCTTGGCAGAGATAAACCAGCTTGCAACGGTGGTGAACGTGGCGAAGCTTACAGTAAAAATGAAGGGTGTCTTCCTCCCCCTTCAAACCCTGAAAATAGAGGTTGCTCAAAATACTATCGCTGTAGATCTGATTCTTAA
- the LOC107638237 gene encoding histidine protein methyltransferase 1 homolog isoform X5 has product MAATNSNSENVQKPSFETFQLFSSTASGFGIFDDPAQQAPSIPPPPCVEVLPSEVHSSVKHSVESVNLDGITLLKGRVNTQQVFGLSNSDLVPGKYEVTKNVWLWILGGLKLWEGSLDLIKALRCDIKSGLISFGGKRVLELGCGHGLPGIFALFEGAAAVHFQDFNAEVLRCLTIPNLNSNLSNKSHPLSSNLTNCDKIDVHFYAGDWNEVDKLLPYVATHVEDNQNAGYDFILMAETVYSINSLQNLYNLIKKCLRHPDGTLYFAAKKYYFGVGGGTRRFLSVVEKDGVMASSLVAEITDGSSNVREVWRLKPK; this is encoded by the exons ATGGCGGCTACCAACTCAAACTCTGAG AATGTTCAGAAACCAAGTTTCGAAACGTTTCAATTATTCTCTTCCACCGCTTCTGGTTTTGGAATTTTCGACGATCCTGCACAACAAGCACCTTCTATACCTCCTCCTCCTTGCGTTGAAGTTCTCCCCTCTGAg GTTCATTCTTCCGTCAAACACAGTGTGGAATCAGTAAATTTAGATGGAATTACTTTGCTCAAG GGCCGAGTGAATACCCAACAAGTTTTTGGTTTATCTAACTCTGACTTAGTTCCTGGCAAATATGAAG TTACCAAAAATGTTTGGCTGTGGATTCTAGGGGGTTTGAAGCTGTGGGAAGGTTCGCTTGATCTGATTAAAGCCCTTCGTTGTGATATCAAAAGTGGGCTTATCTCGTTTGGCGGCAAGCGAGTGTTAGAG CTTGGATGTGGTCATGGACTGCCTGGAATCTTTGCATTGTTTGAG GGGGCAGCTGCTGTACATTTTCAAGACTTCAATGCTGAGGTTCTACGTTGCCTCACCATTcccaatttaaattcaaatctttccaATAAGTCTCATCCACTGTCATCAAACTTGACAAATTGTGACAAGATAGACGTTCATTTTTATGCTGGTGACTGGAATGAAGTTGATAAGCTGCTTCCTTATGTTGCTACACATGTAGAAGACAATCAAAATGCTGGTTATGACTTTATTCTAATGGCAGAGACAGTTTACTCAATCAACAGTCTCCAAAATCTCTATAATCTTATCAAGAAG TGCCTCCGACATCCTGATGGGACTTTGTATTTTGCCGcaaagaaatattattttggagTAGGTGGTGGAACTCGGCGTTTTCTGTCTGTGGTTGAGAAAGATG GCGTGATGGCTAGTAGTCTGGTTGCTGAAATCACAGACGGTTCATCTAATGTGCGAGAAGTGTGGAGGCTTAAACCCAAGTAA
- the LOC107638237 gene encoding histidine protein methyltransferase 1 homolog isoform X6, whose product MAATNSNSENVQKPSFETFQLFSSTASGFGIFDDPAQQAPSIPPPPCVEVLPSEVHSSVKHSVESVNLDGITLLKGRVNTQQVFGLSNSDLVPGKYEVTKNVWLWILGGLKLWEGSLDLIKALRCDIKSGLISFGGKRVLELGCGHGLPGIFALFEGAAAVHFQDFNAEVLRCLTIPNLNSNLSNKSHPLSSNLTNCDKIDVHFYAGDWNEVDKLLPYVATHVEDNQNAGYDFILMAETVYSINSLQNLYNLIKKCLRHPDGTLYFAAKKYYFGVGGGTRRFLSVVEKDGVMASSLVAEITDGSSNVREVWRLKPN is encoded by the exons ATGGCGGCTACCAACTCAAACTCTGAG AATGTTCAGAAACCAAGTTTCGAAACGTTTCAATTATTCTCTTCCACCGCTTCTGGTTTTGGAATTTTCGACGATCCTGCACAACAAGCACCTTCTATACCTCCTCCTCCTTGCGTTGAAGTTCTCCCCTCTGAg GTTCATTCTTCCGTCAAACACAGTGTGGAATCAGTAAATTTAGATGGAATTACTTTGCTCAAG GGCCGAGTGAATACCCAACAAGTTTTTGGTTTATCTAACTCTGACTTAGTTCCTGGCAAATATGAAG TTACCAAAAATGTTTGGCTGTGGATTCTAGGGGGTTTGAAGCTGTGGGAAGGTTCGCTTGATCTGATTAAAGCCCTTCGTTGTGATATCAAAAGTGGGCTTATCTCGTTTGGCGGCAAGCGAGTGTTAGAG CTTGGATGTGGTCATGGACTGCCTGGAATCTTTGCATTGTTTGAG GGGGCAGCTGCTGTACATTTTCAAGACTTCAATGCTGAGGTTCTACGTTGCCTCACCATTcccaatttaaattcaaatctttccaATAAGTCTCATCCACTGTCATCAAACTTGACAAATTGTGACAAGATAGACGTTCATTTTTATGCTGGTGACTGGAATGAAGTTGATAAGCTGCTTCCTTATGTTGCTACACATGTAGAAGACAATCAAAATGCTGGTTATGACTTTATTCTAATGGCAGAGACAGTTTACTCAATCAACAGTCTCCAAAATCTCTATAATCTTATCAAGAAG TGCCTCCGACATCCTGATGGGACTTTGTATTTTGCCGcaaagaaatattattttggagTAGGTGGTGGAACTCGGCGTTTTCTGTCTGTGGTTGAGAAAGATG GCGTGATGGCTAGTAGTCTGGTTGCTGAAATCACAGACGGTTCATCTAATGTGCGAGAAGTGTGGAGGCTTAAACCCAA TTGA
- the LOC107638237 gene encoding histidine protein methyltransferase 1 homolog isoform X3, with protein MAATNSNSENVQKPSFETFQLFSSTASGFGIFDDPAQQAPSIPPPPCVEVLPSEVHSSVKHSVESVNLDGITLLKGRVNTQQVFGLSNSDLVPGKYEVTKNVWLWILGGLKLWEGSLDLIKALRCDIKSGLISFGGKRVLELGCGHGLPGIFALFEGAAAVHFQDFNAEVLRCLTIPNLNSNLSNKSHPLSSNLTNCDKIDVHFYAGDWNEVDKLLPYVATHVEDNQNAGYDFILMAETVYSINSLQNLYNLIKKCLRHPDGTLYFAAKKYYFGVGGGTRRFLSVVEKDGVMASSLVAEITDGSSNVREVWRLKPKEYHPSFSCCSCLYCCWFPWNVRFYWLI; from the exons ATGGCGGCTACCAACTCAAACTCTGAG AATGTTCAGAAACCAAGTTTCGAAACGTTTCAATTATTCTCTTCCACCGCTTCTGGTTTTGGAATTTTCGACGATCCTGCACAACAAGCACCTTCTATACCTCCTCCTCCTTGCGTTGAAGTTCTCCCCTCTGAg GTTCATTCTTCCGTCAAACACAGTGTGGAATCAGTAAATTTAGATGGAATTACTTTGCTCAAG GGCCGAGTGAATACCCAACAAGTTTTTGGTTTATCTAACTCTGACTTAGTTCCTGGCAAATATGAAG TTACCAAAAATGTTTGGCTGTGGATTCTAGGGGGTTTGAAGCTGTGGGAAGGTTCGCTTGATCTGATTAAAGCCCTTCGTTGTGATATCAAAAGTGGGCTTATCTCGTTTGGCGGCAAGCGAGTGTTAGAG CTTGGATGTGGTCATGGACTGCCTGGAATCTTTGCATTGTTTGAG GGGGCAGCTGCTGTACATTTTCAAGACTTCAATGCTGAGGTTCTACGTTGCCTCACCATTcccaatttaaattcaaatctttccaATAAGTCTCATCCACTGTCATCAAACTTGACAAATTGTGACAAGATAGACGTTCATTTTTATGCTGGTGACTGGAATGAAGTTGATAAGCTGCTTCCTTATGTTGCTACACATGTAGAAGACAATCAAAATGCTGGTTATGACTTTATTCTAATGGCAGAGACAGTTTACTCAATCAACAGTCTCCAAAATCTCTATAATCTTATCAAGAAG TGCCTCCGACATCCTGATGGGACTTTGTATTTTGCCGcaaagaaatattattttggagTAGGTGGTGGAACTCGGCGTTTTCTGTCTGTGGTTGAGAAAGATG GCGTGATGGCTAGTAGTCTGGTTGCTGAAATCACAGACGGTTCATCTAATGTGCGAGAAGTGTGGAGGCTTAAACCCAA AGAATATCATCCCTCATTTTCATGCTGCTCTTGCTTATACTGTTGTTGGTTTCCTTGGAATGTTCGTTTTTATTGG TTGATATAG
- the LOC107638237 gene encoding histidine protein methyltransferase 1 homolog isoform X4 produces MAATNSNSENVQKPSFETFQLFSSTASGFGIFDDPAQQAPSIPPPPCVEVLPSEVHSSVKHSVESVNLDGITLLKGRVNTQQVFGLSNSDLVPGKYEVTKNVWLWILGGLKLWEGSLDLIKALRCDIKSGLISFGGKRVLELGCGHGLPGIFALFEGAAAVHFQDFNAEVLRCLTIPNLNSNLSNKSHPLSSNLTNCDKIDVHFYAGDWNEVDKLLPYVATHVEDNQNAGYDFILMAETVYSINSLQNLYNLIKKCLRHPDGTLYFAAKKYYFGVGGGTRRFLSVVEKDGVMASSLVAEITDGSSNVREVWRLKPKVCNG; encoded by the exons ATGGCGGCTACCAACTCAAACTCTGAG AATGTTCAGAAACCAAGTTTCGAAACGTTTCAATTATTCTCTTCCACCGCTTCTGGTTTTGGAATTTTCGACGATCCTGCACAACAAGCACCTTCTATACCTCCTCCTCCTTGCGTTGAAGTTCTCCCCTCTGAg GTTCATTCTTCCGTCAAACACAGTGTGGAATCAGTAAATTTAGATGGAATTACTTTGCTCAAG GGCCGAGTGAATACCCAACAAGTTTTTGGTTTATCTAACTCTGACTTAGTTCCTGGCAAATATGAAG TTACCAAAAATGTTTGGCTGTGGATTCTAGGGGGTTTGAAGCTGTGGGAAGGTTCGCTTGATCTGATTAAAGCCCTTCGTTGTGATATCAAAAGTGGGCTTATCTCGTTTGGCGGCAAGCGAGTGTTAGAG CTTGGATGTGGTCATGGACTGCCTGGAATCTTTGCATTGTTTGAG GGGGCAGCTGCTGTACATTTTCAAGACTTCAATGCTGAGGTTCTACGTTGCCTCACCATTcccaatttaaattcaaatctttccaATAAGTCTCATCCACTGTCATCAAACTTGACAAATTGTGACAAGATAGACGTTCATTTTTATGCTGGTGACTGGAATGAAGTTGATAAGCTGCTTCCTTATGTTGCTACACATGTAGAAGACAATCAAAATGCTGGTTATGACTTTATTCTAATGGCAGAGACAGTTTACTCAATCAACAGTCTCCAAAATCTCTATAATCTTATCAAGAAG TGCCTCCGACATCCTGATGGGACTTTGTATTTTGCCGcaaagaaatattattttggagTAGGTGGTGGAACTCGGCGTTTTCTGTCTGTGGTTGAGAAAGATG GCGTGATGGCTAGTAGTCTGGTTGCTGAAATCACAGACGGTTCATCTAATGTGCGAGAAGTGTGGAGGCTTAAACCCAA AGTTTGTAATGGATGA
- the LOC107638237 gene encoding histidine protein methyltransferase 1 homolog isoform X1: protein MAATNSNSENVQKPSFETFQLFSSTASGFGIFDDPAQQAPSIPPPPCVEVLPSEVHSSVKHSVESVNLDGITLLKGRVNTQQVFGLSNSDLVPGKYEVTKNVWLWILGGLKLWEGSLDLIKALRCDIKSGLISFGGKRVLELGCGHGLPGIFALFEGAAAVHFQDFNAEVLRCLTIPNLNSNLSNKSHPLSSNLTNCDKIDVHFYAGDWNEVDKLLPYVATHVEDNQNAGYDFILMAETVYSINSLQNLYNLIKKCLRHPDGTLYFAAKKYYFGVGGGTRRFLSVVEKDGVMASSLVAEITDGSSNVREVWRLKPKEYHPSFSCCSCLYCCWFPWNVRFYWDLEKGKSQPMWLQGSKIQYR, encoded by the exons ATGGCGGCTACCAACTCAAACTCTGAG AATGTTCAGAAACCAAGTTTCGAAACGTTTCAATTATTCTCTTCCACCGCTTCTGGTTTTGGAATTTTCGACGATCCTGCACAACAAGCACCTTCTATACCTCCTCCTCCTTGCGTTGAAGTTCTCCCCTCTGAg GTTCATTCTTCCGTCAAACACAGTGTGGAATCAGTAAATTTAGATGGAATTACTTTGCTCAAG GGCCGAGTGAATACCCAACAAGTTTTTGGTTTATCTAACTCTGACTTAGTTCCTGGCAAATATGAAG TTACCAAAAATGTTTGGCTGTGGATTCTAGGGGGTTTGAAGCTGTGGGAAGGTTCGCTTGATCTGATTAAAGCCCTTCGTTGTGATATCAAAAGTGGGCTTATCTCGTTTGGCGGCAAGCGAGTGTTAGAG CTTGGATGTGGTCATGGACTGCCTGGAATCTTTGCATTGTTTGAG GGGGCAGCTGCTGTACATTTTCAAGACTTCAATGCTGAGGTTCTACGTTGCCTCACCATTcccaatttaaattcaaatctttccaATAAGTCTCATCCACTGTCATCAAACTTGACAAATTGTGACAAGATAGACGTTCATTTTTATGCTGGTGACTGGAATGAAGTTGATAAGCTGCTTCCTTATGTTGCTACACATGTAGAAGACAATCAAAATGCTGGTTATGACTTTATTCTAATGGCAGAGACAGTTTACTCAATCAACAGTCTCCAAAATCTCTATAATCTTATCAAGAAG TGCCTCCGACATCCTGATGGGACTTTGTATTTTGCCGcaaagaaatattattttggagTAGGTGGTGGAACTCGGCGTTTTCTGTCTGTGGTTGAGAAAGATG GCGTGATGGCTAGTAGTCTGGTTGCTGAAATCACAGACGGTTCATCTAATGTGCGAGAAGTGTGGAGGCTTAAACCCAA AGAATATCATCCCTCATTTTCATGCTGCTCTTGCTTATACTGTTGTTGGTTTCCTTGGAATGTTCGTTTTTATTGG GATTTGGAGAAAGGAAAAAGCCAACCCATGTGGCTTCAAGGAAGCAAAATCCAGTATAGATGA